DNA sequence from the Deinococcota bacterium genome:
AGGAGAAACATATGTGTAAGAAACCACCTTATCGAGGCTCGGCTGTGCTATCTTTGAACCATGTAACTCCTTACGGCAAAGCACCCGTCGGCTAGGTAGTACCCGCACTTGCAGGCCCACCAGGGCCGGGTCTTACCCGCTCCGCAGGGCACCTAGTGACCCCAAGCACTAGCAGGGGCCTAGTGGCCCTACCTTGGGGTAGCGCTGGTTTTAGAGCATCCCCGGCCTGGACCCCAACAGTCTGGACCCGAGCAGCCCGGGCCCGAGTGACCGTTTCATCCACAGTTGGAGGACTCTATGACCGTACCCAAGCGTCCGCGCGTTCGCACCCTTGCAGACTTGCGGCCCCTCGTTCGGGAAGGGCGCTACCGCGTTGCCCGGCACGCCGCCAGGCACGCGGCCTGTGAGGGCTTTACCGAGAGCGACATGGTCGCGGCGGTGCTCTACGGGCGCGAGCTCTTGCGCTACCTCGAGGACGAGCGCTTGCTCGTCCTGGGCACGATTCGCCCCAGTCCCTCGGTCGCCATCCCGCTGCACGTCGTCCTCGAGTACGCCAGGCCCAGATGGGTGGACGTGGTCACCGCCTTTATCCCCGAACGGCCGCATAAGCTCATCTCGCGCGCGCGCCTCGCCCACCTCTTGCGCTACGACCGCCACGAGCCCGCCCTGGAGGAGCTGAAGCGGGCCGTCTAGCCGGGCTGGGGTAGGCCGTAGACGCGCCGGGCGTTGGCGTCGGTATAGGCCTCGACTTCGGCTGGGGTCTCGCCGCGCAGGCCGGCCAGAAACTCGGCCGTGTAGCGCACGTAAGCGGGCCGGTTCGGTTGCCCGCGCTTGGGCTGCGGCGGCAGGAAGGGACTGTCGGTCTCGAGGAGAAGCCTGTCCTTGTCCAGCGTCCTGGCCGCCTCCTGGAT
Encoded proteins:
- a CDS encoding DUF4258 domain-containing protein → MTVPKRPRVRTLADLRPLVREGRYRVARHAARHAACEGFTESDMVAAVLYGRELLRYLEDERLLVLGTIRPSPSVAIPLHVVLEYARPRWVDVVTAFIPERPHKLISRARLAHLLRYDRHEPALEELKRAV